ATTAGAGGGGAGCTAAAAACTAAGGGGGCTTGTGACCAGACTTAATCTAAAGGTCTAAAACAGGATTgacactgggcacagtggctgacacctataatATCAGCAGTTTAGggggccaagacgggaggattgcttgaggccagtagtttgagaccagtctgggcaagtgaaatcctgtctctgtgaaaaatattttaaaaatatagctgggtatggtggtgcacacctgtagtcccagctacttgggaggctgaggcaggaggatcactttagcccaagAGTTAGAAGTAGCAGGAAgttatgatcatgctactgcactccagcctgggcaacagagtgagaccctgattcaaaaacaataaaaaagaacagagaaagagagtgCTATTGTATCAACATGAGGTAGACACAACAGAGTAGATAGTGTAGATACTGGGCAGAGAGAAGGCTTGAGTAAACCCAAGCTGCCTGTCTCAATTCTTTGTTCCCTATGTGTGGAGTAGAGTTTCATAAGCTCCTGCTGTGATGAATGCAAAGTTCCCCAGTAGTTCCCAGAGTTGGCAAAGGGCAATGCTGCTCACTGCATAGCAAGACTCCACAGAGTTAGACAGCCTAAGCTTGGAACAAATGGGAGGTCTGAGGACGTGGCTGAGAACCAATCAATGAGACTTTAAGTCAATGAGAGGGTAAGTCCTGCTGTCAGCAGAGGTGGGGGATTCTGGGGCTGGACCCTTTGGTCTTAACCTTGCTAAGAACAAACTATACATTATACAGCAGAGGCAGACGCAGATATAACATGGAGACCAGGAAAGATCATTACTTCTCAGTGGGAGTTCAGTAGGAGCCAGCAGGGGCACTTTGTGTACATATTTTCCTTAGGGCATGAGATCACAACCATTTCCTTTGTGTAGGAAAAGGGAGAGGGCAGAAAGCAAGCCCccataaattttatacttttatggaTTAAATATTTACCAGGTTTAATACTTGCAAACTTAAAGGCTTTtcgtttgttttgttgttttccctTATTATGAACAGGAATCAATGCAGGGGAATGTTTAAATCAGTTATAGGAATGATATTTTGCATATCTGAGCCTTAAGTGCAAACGCTCAATTGTTTTCAGAGActtattagttctttaaaaaactggctaaaacaaacaaaaagttctaataattgagaaaaattgaTCACAATTTAGTAAGATAGCATATGAGACTTCAGTATTGAAATAGCATAAAGTATATTAATCATTCTACATTGCGaccaaaaaaattaactttattatgTGTGcacattttaatattctgtgaaattatttaataactgGAAATACGGATACCATTTACACttcatgttttataaaaagtGTATATGAAAATAACCTTCATTTGGTAGTGTTTAATTAATTCCATTTATGGCTGCTGGAAAGTTTCATGTGAGGCACACTCTTTTTGGCTGGATGAAGTGTTAACTTGATCATCTCATTTTCTTCCAGTTGGTATTCTTTGTTGGAGGCAGCTTATACTCCTGCAGGCACTGTAGGCGTTACAGTTTAATATTGTGGTGTAAGTGTAGAAATTATTTAAGACCTATTCTTATTTGGTTaagaataattaatttaattgtgTATTACTAGGAGAGTGGAGTTACAATGACAATTTGACCAATTCCCAATAATAGGAGATGGGCATTTTCCTGTAGGAATTTCAAAACTGTACTCAATGttaaattataatcataattTGGGCATACCTCTGTCATTTAGTTATGATTTTCTGGGCATACtaaatgttttctgtattttcaaaatagaaaaattaagaagcTCCTGTGGAGTAGAAACGAAGACAGATAGATAatagaaatttcttaaatttgaaattaaatattctcaaagaaaatattttttcttattgttatattCTTGGACAAAAATACTGAGTTggttaaatataacttttattttaagcaaaaaatacaattcatttGTTACAAGACAACATGAAATAGAAGATAatactatctttaaaaataaagctagagATTAGATTGACACTGATtctacaattaaataaattaatcatattaaaattatcttccatATATTATGAACTGACATTCAAATCCTGAACTCTTTCACATAAATTGAATTCCATATATTaacaaaatttctatttattatacaGACATAGTTATCACGAATATATCTTAGATGActccaatattttttcttttcttggtaaaCAGTGAGAACTATGACATATGAATACAGTGTATAAGGGACATTAAGTCAGCTTTAATTCCATTATTAAGAAATCCATACAGAATTGGATTAAGACAACAGGACATCATGCCCAACAAATGACAAATGCAGTACACCAACTTGAAATGCCTATTTGAAATAAGGTTATCATTAAAGTCAGTTACCACATGGAAAAGGTGTAGTGGCATCCAACTAACAGCAAACACTAATATCAATATGGTGAGCCTATAGAAAACACTTCGagatctcttttttattcttgtgaCAGAACGTTTTACTCTCATTTCATGAGCATCTGAGTTTTCTTCAGGTTTCATCTCAAAGCAAATGGGGACCCCTGGTATGAACTTACTGGATGAAGAGGGTTGACTTTTCCCAGAGCCAAAGTTTTCTGGAAGTGTTCTCAAATGGTTCTCTTGAGCAGGTCTTACTGGAGCAGGTAATACACATGCCGTCTTCTTGCTGTATCTTCTTCTGTGCTTTCTGATGAATGAATAACTCCATTTATGGCTGCTGGAGAGTTTCACCTGAGGTCCACTTTTTTTGGAGGGATGCAGAGTTAAGTTGATCATCTCCTTTTCTtcaagtttgttttctttgttggacAATCCGCAGCTTACACTCCTGCAGACACTGGTATGACTTACAGTTAGACAAACTAAGGGCAAAATATACTGAACCAGCAACAAAGAGATAGTAAAGGCAATTCTGTATGAATCAGATGGCCatgattcaacacataaatacCTGCTGCTCAGCAACGCTGAACCAAATGTTTCCTGAAGTTCTACAAGACTGTGAAACACAGGAAGTGGAGAACAAATTGCAAAACCTAGTGTCCAGACAGTAGCTATCAGAAAGTAGCCATGATTTGCTGTTAAATTATTAGATATAGGATGTTTTATCATATGATACCTGACAATGGCaattgatattaaaattaaagttgaaaCCAAAACTGACACACATTGAAGGAAAGGCATAATATGGCACATGACTTTGCCAAACATCCACTGATCCAGCAAGACAGAAGTCAGTGTGAAAGGTGAGCAAAATAGCACAACCAAGATATCAGAAAAAGCCAGATTTCCTATGAGGAAATTTACTGTAGTCTTCTGATTACGCTTTTTCATGAGAGCCATTAAAATAAGTAGATTCCCCATAAAACCAAGAAGACTTACAAATGTATAGAGTCCAATCAGAAAATACTGTAAGTCATCTACACTGCTTTTATAGTCATCCCAGACTGGAAAATCAGAATTCCGAGTGGCAGTAGTATCATTCTCTGCAGAAAGTGTCTTGTTATAATACTCCTTGAGCTCTAAATCCATATTATAGTCCTGCTTGAGATAAAAAGACATTTGTTAGCAATGTGAAAAAAATTGCACTACCATTTTAATCTATTCAGAGGGAAACTAAATCTTATAATTAGTTCCCATCACCTTTTTAATCATCTAAGAAAGTTTGTGAGGTCTTTAGTTGGTTCCAAATGCAGTGCAAATATCAGCCAATGACAATTATAGTCGGTTTAATTCTATAACTTCTGTGTTGAATTAACTTGTGTTAAAGTAGctgatcttattttttaaatttctggggTGGGTAAATAatgtgaagaaaggaaaaggcaaatgTCGATAAGAACATCAagatacataatttataatagctcattaatattattttctagtcAAGATACCTGGTACATAGTGTAGTCACGTAAACTTACCTTAAGAATTCCTTCCATTTCTACCTGAAACAAGGCAAATTTAAAAGTCATCTGTCCTCAAGGGTTCCCTGGTCAACTCAATTGGATGTGATCCCCTTTCCAGAACTCCCATAATGCTTTGTTTATAGTTGCCTGACGCTACAAGTCACAATCTGCTTTTATTGCAATTATAATGTCTACCTATGTACCTTATTTATTAGCAATGGAAAAGGAGAAACTGTCTCTTACTCACAGTGGTATCCATCACTATACATGACATAGTAACTTCACTACagctgttaaataaatatttatgagagaATACAAAATTTGAACAAAAACTTAGAGAACTAAATATAATCTAGTTTAGATAGTGTTCAAAATCTAAGCTCCTCAAGTGTAGAACACTACACCAGGACATAGGTGTATGtactaggcactcaataaatgtttatcaagCTGTATCGTTGATTATATAGACATATGCTGGATGACAAAATCATTCCATGATCAGTTCTCCGTCTTGTGAGATGTGCCAGATTATCATGGATTAGGACAACCACTGAATGGCCAGCAGTGCTTGCTGTTggtgtttttaaagataaaattcacctgtttatttttcaattcataaGTTGTATATATGCTTCAGCTAAAAAAAGAGTTAATGAATTTGAAAACATTGCATCTCAAAATTAAATGTAGAAGTGATACTAATATAATTCctcaaaataagtttttttcatttcaaattaaattaatgcCACACCACAATACCACTACTTATTTGCCTCTACATATTAGAGATTTGATGGTACTGCCAGATGAAGCACTAAAGTGCCTACAACTGCAGTCCCAAACCTCCGGACCACAGACAGGTATCAGTCCATGGCCTGtaaggaactgggctgcacagcaggaggtgagcagtgggctaGCAAGCCAAGCGTCATCTGTATTTATATCTACTCCCCAAgacttgcatcaccacctgagctccgcctctgGTCAGATCAGCGGCAGCGTTAGATTATCATAGGAGCATGAAGcctgctgtaaactgcacatgcgagggatctaggttgcgtgatccttatgagaatctaatgcctgatgatctgaggtggagctgaggcggtgatgctagtgctggggagcagctgcaaatacagattccaattagcagagaagtttgactaTACAATAAATGTAACGCACTTGAATCATACAGAGATCACCCCCCCACCAgtccatgggaaaattgtcttccatgaaatcagtccctggtgccaaaaaggttgaggacagCTGGCTTATAACATATCAAGAAGAGGAGACAAAGGAACCCCTCCTCCtcttagaaaaaataagcacttttattttttttaacaagaatttCCTACGGAAAACTCAAGACAGTAATAGTTAATTAATTCTGATGAATATACATTGTTAGAGAGATCTTGATATATATGTAGCTAAAAAAACACTTTTACTATATATCGATATACATTTTCTACTTATTCTAGACATATAGTTAAATAATTATACTCAAAGCTGTAAAATACATAAGtatttaaattaatagaaaacaCTACTATCTTCAATATATGAGGAACTTACAGGTCCTGGTCCAATAAATTTCCAAATAGGAAATCCTATTGTGTACACACATTCATTATATATAAGTTTAACTTCAGTTTTATATAGAGCAAGTTTCAAAAAGGATGATGTAATCATCACTGTGCTATGAGGAACGTTGAAAGTTTCTCACAATTTCTACAATTGATTCTATGTAGACTGAATTACTTTCTGGAAGCTAATTAAATCcttttaaacataaattatttcaaaagctcaggatcatattcattcattcttagaTCCTAACCAACAATTTACCTtggcaggcgtggtggctcacgcctgtaatcctagcactctgggaggccgaggcaggaggatagcttgaggtcaggagtttgagaccagccagagtaagagtgagaccccatctctactaaaaatagaaaaaattagccagccaattaaaaatagaaataaaaaattagctgctcATGATGGTGAgctcttgtagtcccagctactcaagaggctgagacaggaggatcacctgagcccaggagtttaaggttgttgtGTGCTaggactgatgccacagcactctagccttggcaacagagcaagactctgtctcaaaaaaaacacacacaaaagaacaacaacaaaaaaaccaatttaTCTTGATATTGCCTCAAGTGAAAAAGAATAACTGGTACAAAAGTGACTCACATGGCGTACTGAATCATCTTATTCATCATATTACCAGTAAATAGCTTCCCAGGAACTACCCTGTATAGGTCAGTGAGCTTCTAATCAAAGCAGCTTTGACTGATGTTTCTGCCTAATTTCCTGAGTTCTGATAACCCCCTGGCTGGATCTAGCTTGTTCATGGCCCTGTTTATATCTATAACATGTATAGGCCATTTGTCACTATAATCCTGCTTAGTTGTTCTTTTGATTCACTTTCTCAAATCAATCCTTTACTCCTAACTTTGTGGTAAGTCAGATGTTGCCTTTTATTCTACTACCAAGGCAAGgacaagaaagaaattagctcCTTCTACAATGCTCTGTGCTTTCTTAGGTTATGTAACTGTGGATGACACTTATCTAAGAGTAAAATTGCTATCCAAAActtgaagaaagaggaaatgcaGCACAATTTGTAGTGATAGAAAAAATGTGGTTTTTAGTCTAACATTCAgattttctaaaacatatatgTCCATACCTCTCTATTAGATTCTAGTGGAGTTAAGGGGAAAGTCTTAATTATTTTCATGGTAGTGATGATACTTAATAGAGTATATTATACATAGTGGATGCTAAGTTAATATTTGTTGCTAATCATTatagaaaaatagtttaatttcCACAGCTTCAGAATAACAGAAATGAATCATACTGGGAATATGAGCAAATTCAGGATAGAGTATGACtatatgtgtgtttgtacacacatatatgtgcatatgcatgtttatatacacatatatagtgaATCACTGAAATTAGAGAAGCTTTAAATGGCCCTAAAATTAAATGAGGAGAAGACGCTCACATAGACAATGATAGCGTagcacttaaaaattttaatttaatcttcattgaTAAAGGCTATCACATaagaaacatgaaattaaaattgcaaaaatatttacaacatatgtttttatttaaatgaaaagtaGGTCTGCAGTTTGTTactaaaacatttctattttaaatatgtgcacataaatattgACTTCATTAAATTATGAAAACCACTGTCTCCTTAGCAAGTAGATGAAGGAAATTCCATCCTGAGTATTCATTGGACACAGGAGAAAAACTGAGAACATTTCTTTCATTCCCTAAATCATGTGAGtattttaagaaagcaaataatttacaaataattttaaaagacagaaccCTTTCATTAATAAATAGCTGAGAAAAGTAGttgttcctttattcattcaataagcatttattgaacatataaTATGCTAGGTGCTCTGTTCTACTCTGATGACATAAAGATGACTAATATAATACAAGGTACTATGCAAGGAATACCTATGAGGGATTAATTCGAAGTCATACAGTGAGTAACTACAGATTGAGATATAAAAGGCCTTAAAtggataatgaatgaatgaatgaatggcattcTCCTAACTGCCAGTGATACACTCTTTCACTACAGCATGGACACTTGCACTGTTGCTGAATATAATGAATACTTATGTAGCTCTTCATACATCGATTAGTAAactatctttttattctctcacctagcatttattcattcattcaacattcatttattcattttattttgctgtgaCTGTAGTCAACTTTCTCCTGCTCTCCCTCTAGCCccaccacacaaacacacacacacatgacctAATATGGTACTCTGCACAAAATGAGCATTCTGTCAATCTTTGCTCCAATGAATAGTTTCTTCTCACAACTAAATAGTAGCTATTGCAAATGGAAAAGGGGGTGTGGACATGTTAAGCAGTTTTTGTAAAAGTGCCTCCTTGCAGCCAGGGAATAGTTTAAATATTAGGAGAATCTTGTCCAAAAAGATTTAGGTCTTctgttttaaatttgaaaatttaaggtAGAGTAACaactctgaaatgaaaaaaaaaaaaatgaaaaatttatttttttaaacttacccCTTCACTTCCTTTTTCCTGAAAAACACAATAAGCAAACCTACGCTGGAAatgtaaatgctcaataattcTCTGCTATTCAACAGGTGCTACTATGAACACTGTACCATTTTAtgtaatgtatttattatgtagTTTATACATAATAAAAGTAATGACACATGAAGCTTATTTCAACTCAGATTACtaagaaattatgaaatatagccaaagaaagaatgttttaaaaatggaatactatttgacAAGAAATCTGATCTGGACTGTGTGAAACTTTGTTGTACctaattactatatttttttcttttattttgtatgtaattGTATCTCCCAACACCTGATTTCCAGGCTGAGACAATGAACTTTAATTCTCtgagaaaaaagtggaaaaagaaaagttcttcatTAAATTGTGGCCACTCTAATAAAGCAATGtgtctgtaaatatttattggaatttTCTTATATTAGGTGTATATCTGACACCTAGACAAATGAAATCTTCTGGATagaatttaagtattttaagaaagtaaataattcttaaaaataataataggaggCAATGCAGGGAACTCAAAGGGTACTGAGATACTGatacatatatttaaacaagGTTTCTTTGTTAGGATAATTTCCTAGCTCATGAAAATGTACATCACTCTTCTCACAAAAGATGCCAAtcacacaaaagaataaaatacgtGTAATTCTTTTCTCTAGCAATGATAAATTATCAATTATAATGATACTGGAACACAGGCGAGATTTCATGTTCCCAAATATTCCCACCATTTATACTTAAAGCCAGAATCCGGTAAAACCTGtatttgaaagataaacaaagcTCTGTTTAGCTGACAAACACACAAGATGCACCACCCTCCCTTCCCAGTTCTAAGCGAGAGTTTCTCTTCCctttcagaaatctgaaatctaaatTGCATTCGGGCTGCAAAATTCTGCTGAAAGAGCCTTAGGCTGTTTCCATGGTCTATGTGGCAAAATCTTTTCAGCTTTGGTCCAACAAAATGCCTTAGTTCCTTTAGAAGATAAAAGGTTTGTAAACTTGAGAACAAGAATTCCAGTTTCTGGAATTCGAGTTCTACGGATGTATGTTATTGCTCCCATTTGTCACTTGAGGCCACCTTGCCAACAGGAGCGCAAACCTAGGGGCGCAGCCGCCTCCGGCCTCGGGTCCGCGGCGGGACCGCGCGACTCCGGACGCCTGGCTGGCGCCCGCGAGCTGCGCCCCGGGGCTCGCCGGAGACCCCTAGGTCTGGCCCGGACCGGCCTCCGCGCTCCCCGGGTCCCCAGGCTCGGACGCCGGCCGGGCTGCACCAGGGCTCGTCTGGCCGCGCGCGGCGCTTTGTCCACCCCCTCTCCCCGCTCCCGACGAGGCTCCAGCGCGGATCCCTTGGGGTTTCGGCCGCGCCCCTGTCCCCCCGGGTGAGTTGGGGACTGGAGGGACCTGCGCGGCACGGAAGAATTCAGCCAGTCCCTTCCCGCTTTCCCTGCACGCCTGACGATCGCCGGTTCCGCCAACCTAACCCCCATTTTTCCAGCCGCGCCTCCTCCggcctccccaccctgccctcccggGAGCCCCGACAACCCGCCGGGACCCGAGACAGGGTGCGGGCTCCTGGAGCCCCGCGCTGCTCGCAGCCCGCGCGGGCGCCGCCACGGCCCCTCGGTCTGCCCGCCCGGCGCGGAcgggggcggcggggaggggccgACGCCCGTACCTCGGGGCGTCCCGGCCGCTGCAGGCCCTCGGCTCCCAGGCACGCGTCCGCGGTCGCTCCTGCTCCCGAGGCGGCTGCGGCGGCAGAAGCCCGACCTGGAGGTGGCGGCGGGGAGGAGGTGGcggcggggaggagcgggcgggGAGCCGCGGGGGCTTTAGACGCTTGCGGGGAACACGTGACTGCTCCGGGGACCCCCGAGACCCTGCTCCAGAGCGCGTGCTCCGCGCCAGCCTCTCCCAGAGCCCCGGCCGGAAGCATCCCAGGACCTACGCTGCAGTTTGGGGACCCTAGGGAGAAGCCGCAgggccctagggtgtcttcccaTCACCCTGGCCTCTGGTTCCAGGGTGACCAAGTTACCTCAACGGGCAAAACTTGatcccgcccccagccctgtgtggCGACTGGAAGTTTTGAAGGGGTGTTGGGTGGGCTTCTCTCTAAGTGCTTAGGCTTCCTGACAAAAAGCCTCAAAGCTCTCTttgttccccccaaaataaaaaaaacaaacaggacaCTGCTCTTTCTTGCACCGTTTTGAGGTAAGAAGAACTCTAGGTGGGGAGGTTGACCTGGGCGTTCAGGGGGCGCGACGGAGTCTGTGGGGTTGCGCCCTGCAGAATAGGACAAGGGATTGATTCCCACTGTGAGAAGCAGTAGCTGACAGTGTGGGCAAGGGGCGTGGGCTGAGGAGTGTGGTTGAAAGGAAACTCTACTCAACAACTAAAAGATGACTAGGGGCTAAAAAGAGTTGTCataggtaataaataaataaaaggcaaaaataaaaggtCCCACGCCCCAAATACGAAAAAACCTGGCCTCTTGTTCCTCAACATAATTTGAGCCCTAATGTTTCCAAATCTATATTGCACAAGTTTGCCTTATTTTTAGCTAATCATTGCGTGGCAGGTACTTTAGGAGTgtctgagagaaagagagagaaagagagagggagagagagagtgaaattgtTTTTGGACATAGCTGTGCCATGAGAAAGGGTGCATTTATGGTACACTTCAAAACTGAGAAATATTATGTGGTAGTCACAACATCCTCTGAAGAGTGCAGTCTTGTGGGATTGGCGCTCTGTGAGCTCAAGAGGACTGTATCCCTTGGGAGCAGGGAGACTTGTAAATCTAACTTCTGGGGTAAGGATCACCAGCTATTACCCCAGAGGTCAGAGAAAAATTCTTGTGCCTCTTTTCTGCTGAATTTCAGCATTCAGTACTCAGGGGATCTGTTTAGAGTGTCATTTCATCAGCTAGAAAGTCATCCAAgagattttaaatactttttaggTAAGtacaattcttattttatttttctgtgttttatttctgaaatactaACATATTCTCCCCAACAGCTTGGCACAGTTGGTAGTCTGAGCAGGCCCATAGGATTCCACAGTGAAGGAAAGGAGAGGTGGAAATGTCAAGAAGGGATGACCTTGAGAAAACAAGGCCTAGTTGGTAGACTTTCTTAACTCCATGATCCCTACAGTTAACACATTACCATTGCCACATAAATTTCTATCCTTCCATCCCTGGCAGAGGTCTTAACCTGTTTTCTTCAAATAGGC
The nucleotide sequence above comes from Microcebus murinus isolate Inina chromosome 15, M.murinus_Inina_mat1.0, whole genome shotgun sequence. Encoded proteins:
- the NPY5R gene encoding neuropeptide Y receptor type 5; its protein translation is MDLELKEYYNKTLSAENDTTATRNSDFPVWDDYKSSVDDLQYFLIGLYTFVSLLGFMGNLLILMALMKKRNQKTTVNFLIGNLAFSDILVVLFCSPFTLTSVLLDQWMFGKVMCHIMPFLQCVSVLVSTLILISIAIVRYHMIKHPISNNLTANHGYFLIATVWTLGFAICSPLPVFHSLVELQETFGSALLSSRYLCVESWPSDSYRIAFTISLLLVQYILPLVCLTVSHTSVCRSVSCGLSNKENKLEEKEMINLTLHPSKKSGPQVKLSSSHKWSYSFIRKHRRRYSKKTACVLPAPVRPAQENHLRTLPENFGSGKSQPSSSSKFIPGVPICFEMKPEENSDAHEMRVKRSVTRIKKRSRSVFYRLTILILVFAVSWMPLHLFHVVTDFNDNLISNRHFKLVYCICHLLGMMSCCLNPILYGFLNNGIKADLMSLIHCIHMS
- the LOC105854958 gene encoding uncharacterized protein LOC105854958, with product MGVRLAEPAIVRRAGKAGRDWLNSSVPRRSLQSPTHPGGQGRGRNPKGSALEPRRERGEGVDKAPRAARRALVQPGRRPSLGTRGARRPVRARPRGLRRAPGRSSRAPARRPESRGPAADPRPEAAAPLGLRSCWQGGLK